The stretch of DNA TCCTTGAGAATTGTCTCGAACTTCAAATATTCAATCGTGAAGCTGATAAAATTGATGCAACAACAAAGAGTCACGAAGCTTTCATTGAGCAAAAAGACCTCGGGACGTCTCTGGATGAGGTTGATGCAATTCTCAAGAGGCATGGTGACTTTGAGAATACCTTGGAggcacaaaataaaattctccgtGCTTTCAATGATAAAGCCAATCGTCTCATTGCTGGGAAGCACTACGCTGCGGATTACATTGATGATAGAAGAAATCAAGTGCTTGATCGTCGTCAAGCTGTCCGGGAAGCGGCACAGAAGAGAAAATACGACTTGCAGGCTTCAAAGGCTTTCCAGCAATTTGCAGCTGAAGTTGAGGATCTCGATACGTGGCTCAATGAGAAGATTAAGGTGGCAGGAGATCAGAACTACAAGGACTTGTCCAATCTTCCGCGAAAGATTCAGAAGCATACGGCTTTTGAGAGGGAGTTGCGAGCCAATGAGGGACAATTGCGTAACATAAATaaggtaaatttttattacttttaattgtcttttaaacatttaatgcaaatttccttttattatcTTCCAGGACGCTGATGCTTTGATCGCAACAAAGAACAACGTTGATCGCGTTGAGGAGATGGTTAATGGACTCAACAAGAAGTGGAAGGACTTGATTGCACTGTCAGGTGAGAAGGGACGATGCCTTGAACAGGCAGCAGCTCAGCGTGATCACAATCGCAGCATTCAGGATGCAAAGGATAAGCTGAAGGACTTTGAGAATGGTCTGCAAAGTGACGACGTCGGGCATGATCTCCGTAGTTGTCGAGATCTCCTGAAGCGTCATGAAATCATTGAGACCGATATCATAATGTGGGAGCAAAAGATCTACGAATTGGTGACGTCGAGTGAAGAAATGGCCCATGAGGGGCATTTTGATGCACGCAACATCCAGAAGGAGACGAAGAACATCCAGAAGAATATTAAAGACCTCAAAGTTCCCATGGAGAAGAGGAAACAGGCTCTGGAGGAGAGTTTGCGGTACCACAAGTTTGGTTTTGAATTGGACACTGAGCTGCAGTGGATCAATGAGCGACTCCCCACGGCAAGATCTGAAGGCCTCGGGCAGAATTTGCATCAAGCACAGAGTATGTTTAAGAAGCACAAGAAGTTGGAGTCTGAAATTGAGGGGCATCAACCAATGATAACCAAAGCATTGACATTTGGGCAGAGTCTCATTGAGCAGGGACATccggaagagaagaaaattgaggaattatGTAGGAATCTCGAGCAATCTTGGGAAACGTTGCTCGTGGAAGCGGCCAATCGTACCAAGAGACTCGAAATCTCCCTCAAAACTCAGCAATATCTCTTTGAAGCGAGTGATATTGAAACATGGCTCGGTGAGAGGAATAATTTGCTGAGATCCGATGACTACGGACGTGATCGGGAGTCTGCTACGAAACTCCTGACAAAGCACAAAGCTCTAGAATTGGAACTTGACACCTATTCGGGGATTGTATCAGAGATGAGTCATACAGCAGCTGCTATGGTTGCTGCAAAGTATCCAGATAGCAAGGTTATTGCATCGAAGCAACAAATGATTGAATCCATGTTGAAATCCCTCCAGAAATTGGCAGCACAGCGTCAGGTTAAATTCATGGAGAGCCTCTATCGGTACGAGTACTTCTTGGAGGCAAATGAACTTGAACAGTGGATAAATGAGCAGGAACAAGCTGTGTCATCGGATGACTATGGGCAGGATTATGAGCATCTGCAGGtgctgcaaaataaatttgacgATTTGAAGCATCACATTGAATCCGGAACTGAGAGGTATAAGCAGTGCATTGAATCCGGAAGGAAGCTTCTTAACAATGAATCCCCCTATTCGGCGGCAATTGAGAAGCGTCAGGAAGAGCTAGATGTGGCATGGAAGAGTCTTCTGAATTCCGTTGTGGAGCGAGAGCAGAAACTCGCAGCTGCTGGAGAGATTCATCGTTTCCACCGAGATGTGGCTGAAGCTCTATTCCGGATACAGGATAAGAATGCGAGTCTTTCGTCGGAACTTGGGAAGGATCTCAATTCCGCCCTGTCCCTCATTCGACGTCATGAGGGCTTTGAGAATGATTTGGTGGCTCTTGAGGCACAACTTCAGGTCCTCGTGGAGGATTCAGTGCGCCTGCAGACGAAGTATCCATCAAATGCCGAAGCAATAGCCCAACAGCAGCAGAATGTGATTGAATCGTGGaatattctcaaagaaaaatcaactttgcgcAATGATCAATTGGCTGCAAATTACGATCTTCAGAGTTTCCTTGCTCAAGCACGAGATCTCCTCCTGTGGGCCTCCAATCTCCGTGCAGCTCTACAAGCTGAGGAGCATGTGAGTGATGCAGCTGGAGCTACAGCACTGAAAATTCAACATGATGCCATTTACGGTGAGATTGAGGCGCGTGAAGAGAAATTCCGGGAATTGAATGAGCTGAGTGATTCAATGGTGCAAACGGGACACTATGCAGCTGCAGAGGTTGAGGACAAATGCCTAATCCTCCTGGATGAACGTCAAAAGCTCCACACAGCGtggaataagaagaaaattcttctagaGCAGAAAATTGATCTTTTCTGCTTCCTCCGGGATGCAAAGCAAATTGATAATATTTGTTGCTCCCAGGAGGCCACGTTGTCCACATCGGACTTTGGGAATACCATTGAGGAGGTTGAGAATCAAATAAAGAAGCATGAAGCCTTTGAGAAACTCATTCAGACACAAGATGAAAAGGTTGCGTTGCTGCAGAGTCACGGGAGGAAGCTTGTTGAGCAGAATCACTACGATTCGGCGAATATTCAAAAAGTCCTCAAGGATGTTGTTGAGCATAGGCGCAAGGTGGTTGATTTGTGTGCCATCCGGAAGCAGAAACTCATTGACGCCCTTCTCTATGCGCAATTTGTGAGTGATTGTGCCGAAGCTGAGGCGTGGATAAGTGAGAAGCTGAAGAAGCTGGAGGTTGATGATAGTTACACCGACGTGACGAGTTTGGAGGATAAAATTAAGAAGTTGCAGAAACATCAATCCTTCCAGGCTGAAGTGGCGGCAAATGATCAAAGAATTAAGGAGATTCAGGACAAGGGTGATCGCCTGATAAAGAAGAAACACGAATCTTCGGAAGAAATCCGCAAAGCCGTACGAAATGTCCTCAAATACTGGAATCACCTACTTGAGGAACTCTCAAAGCGTGGTCGTGGCCTGGAGGAGGCTCAAGATATTCTTGAATTCAACAATCATCTCGATAAACTCGAAGCCTGGATCAGGGATAAGGAGCTCATGGTTAATGCTGGTGATACGGGAAGGGATTTGGAGCATTGCAATGCACTGAGGAGGAAACTAGACGACGTAGATTCGGACATGAGAGTTGATGATCAACGTATAAAGAATATAAATGTCCTGACGGATAAACTCCTCAGTCAGGGGCCGAAGGAAGTGAAGAATGTTGAGCAGAGACGTGATAATTTGAACAGTAAATGGAAGGCTCTTCAAGGGGCACTCAATGCGTACCGGAAACTCCTCGAAGGTGCTTATGAGATTCACGTTTTCAATCGAGACGTCAATGATACATCCGAAAGGATCACGGAGAAAGCATTGGCAATGAAGATAGCTGATGTTGGAAGGGATTTGAATGCCGTTGAGGGGTTGCAACGGAAACAGGAAGCACTGGAGCGTGATATGACGGCTATTGAGCAGAAATTGAATGATCACAGTAATGAGGCAACCCTTCTCATCCACACCTACCCACAGCGGAAGGAAGACATTCAGTCGAAGCTGCAGGAAGTGCACGAGCACTGGAATGCCCTTCAGGAGGCAACTGAGAAGAAACGAGATCTCCTCCGGAATGGCTATATTCTGCACAAGTATGCTGCTGATGTGAGAGAATATGAGAATTGGGTGAATGATATAATGAAGAAGATGGATGCTGCACCAAATCCAAAGACAATTGATGAGTCCGAAATTCAGTTAGAGCTACATCAGGAGCGAAAAGCTGAAATTGATGGACGCGATGAGGCCTTCAAGGTGCTACAGAAGCACGGGAAGGAGTTGATAAATTTGGAAGAAgcaaagaatattaaaatgattgaTGTCTCGAAGAATCTTGAGACACTCGAAGGGCTGCACAAGAAACTCCACACTGCATGGCAGAATCGTGCTGATGGTCTCAAGGGAACGCACCAGATTCTCCTCTTTAAGGCGCAAGCCGATCAAATTGAGGGTTGGTTGAGGAATAAAGAAGCCTTCCTCAACAACGACGATCTCGGGGATTCCTTTTCATCCGTTGAGGTGTTGATTAAGAAGCACGAAGCCTTCGAGAAGCTCCTCAATACGAATCAAATTGACgaattgaaagcttttggGGATGCCGTAAAGTCCTCCAGGTGCATCGATCAACGAGCCATTGAGCAGAGAATTGATGAAATTCAGGGGAGATATGAGAAACTAATAGCAACGTCAGCAGAGCGTAAATCAATGTTGCAGCAATCACTGCAATATCAGGAATTCCTTCGTAAATTGTACGAAGTGGAAAAGTGGTTGCATCAGAAAATGCAAGTGGCATTGGATGAAAATTACCGTGAGGTGAGCAATCTGCAGAGTAAGATCCAGAAGCAATCAGCCTTTGATTCGGAGCTCAATGCAAATGTCCATCGAATTAATGTTGTCATGAAGGAGGGTGAGAAGTTAATTGATGAGAATCACTACGCAAGGGAAGAGATCCTTTCGCACCTTGAATTCCTCGAGACAGAATGGGCCAAATTGCAGGAGTTGTCGCGTGAGAAGAAGGAGAGATTGGCACAGGCGTACGATGCATTGATCTTCGATCGAAGTATTACGGAATTCAACAAATGGATGGATGAAGTGGAATCGCACCTATCGAGTGAAGACTACGGAAAAGATCTGGCATCTGTGAATAATTTGCTGAAGAAGCATGAAATGCTGGAAGCTGATGTGGCACATCATGCTGAAACGTGTGAAAGTATGAAGAAGACAAATGAGGAATTCCTCCGGATTAATCACTTTATGCAGGAAGAGATTCACGAGAGGGTAATGGTGACAATCAAGAGATACCATTCACTGCATGAACCAATCTCGATAAGACGGGAAAATATCGAAGATTCCCAGCTGCTACATCAATTCCTTCGTGATGTGGACGATGAGCTGCAATTTATCGACGAGAAACTCCCATTGGCTGCCTCAACGGATCTCGGGAGCAGCCTATCAGCGGTGCAGAGTCTCCAGAAGAAGCATCAAGCTCTGGAGACGGAAATTCTCTCCGAAGATCCCATTATTTCATCCGTTATTCAGCGTGGACATCAAATGGTGCGTGACAATCACTACGCGAAGAATGTCATTGAAGCTAGATCGGGGATGCTACAGAAGAAACTTGTGACCCTTCGTGATTTGGCCAGTGTTCGTCGCCTTCGTCTCTTGGATGCTGTTGAGAGTCAAATTTTGTACACTGAAGTCATTGAAGCGGAAACGTGGATGAAGGACAAACTTCCAATTGTTGCATCGCATGACTACGGGAAGGATAATGATTCCGTGCAGAGTTTGCAGAAGAAACTCGAAAGTTTGCAACGAGAATTATCAGCCTTCCGGGCAAATATTGAGAAGATTGATAATCTAGCTCAGGGCCTAATTGATCGTGGGCACTTTGACAAGGAGAATATTTTGGCAAAGAATGAGAATATTAAGGAGCTCTATGCGAAACTCTGTCGCCTTTCAACGGAGCGTGATAAGAAGCTCAATGAGAGTAAGAAGTACTTTGAATTTATCCGGGAAGTGGATGAATTGCATGAATTCATCCATGATCAGATCACTGTAACGGCATCCGATGAGTACGGGACGGATGTGGAGCATGTTGAGCAACTTATTGCCAAATTTGATTCATTCATTTCCAATTTAACTGCAAATGAGGGACGTGTGGCAGCAGTAATAGCCAAGGGGAATACTCTGCTTGCTGAGAAGAATTCCTACGAGCCACAGATTGCGGTTAAAGTGACTGAGACAAAGCAGCTTTGGGATGAACTGAAGGAGTTGGTTCAGGCACGTCAGGAAGCCTTGGCAGGTGCAAAACAAGTTCACGTGTACGATCGTACGGCTGATGAAACCATAACGTGGATCAATGAGAAGGAAACGGGATTAATGTCTGAGGATTATGGACAAGATTTGGAATCAATTCAATCCCTTATCAGGAAGCATGAAGTGTTTGAGGCTGAATTGGAAGCTGTGAAGAATCAAATGGATATTGTAATGAAGGAGGCTACAAAGCTAGCTGATACCTTCCCCGATGCCAAGGAACACATTGAGGTGAAACGTGATGAGACGGTAGAAGCATGGACGGATTTAATTGTCAAAACTCAAGCACGCAAAGAGAAGCTCCAACAAGCTGAACAACTTCAGGAATACTTTGACAACTACCGCGATCTAATGGCATGGATTAATGAGCAACTGGCCAACATCACAGCTCCCGATCTTGCCACAGATGTTCCCAGTGCGGAAACACAGATAAAGCAATTGGAGGAGAATAAGAAGGAGGTTGATTCACGCAAGGATGCCTTTGAGAAGTTCTACGAAGCTGGGAAAATGCTCATTGATAATAAACATTTCCTCGCCAATGAGGTGCGTCAGAAGGTGGGTGTGCTGGAGCAACGCTACAACTTCCTGCAGCACACACTGGTGGAGAGGAAGAAGATCTACGAGCTGAATCACGATACGAGAATCTTTATGCGTGAGGCGGAAACACTGGAAAATTGGATTAATGGACGTCAATCGATGGTGCGTGATGTTGAGTTGGGTGATTCAATTCTCCAAATTGAGGATCTAATAAAGCGTCATGATGACTTTGAGAAGACCGTATCGGCGCAAGAGGAGAAATTCAATGCTGTGAAGAGGATAACAATGCTGGAGAAGTTGATGAGGAAGCAGAAAGAGGAGGAATTGGCGGCGCAAAAGGCAGAAAAGGAGCGTCTGGCTAAGGAACGTCTGGAGAGCTTGAAGCAGAAGGAAGTTCAGCGAATTACGGAGGAGAGACGAAAGAATGAGAAGCAGCAGGTGGATAAGAATGGACCAACGGACACTGGTGCGGGGGGTTTTGTCAATTCCTCAAAGAGTCTCGTCTCAATTCCCGGCGGCCAGGAAACCCCAACAGCATCACCAAACCCCACGGCTCAGGCCACAGTACAAAAATCCAATTCAGTCACAACATTCTTCGGTGAGCGCCTCCGTCGTGGCTCTGAGGGGAATATAAAGCGTGCTGAGAGTATGAAAGTCGGCCCCAAGGTGCCCAAGAGGACCCCAAGTTTCACAACAAGACGACGCGCACATAGCTTCAGGAAGGACAAGGATAACAGCCTCCTACCGCCAATTGAGGTTCAAGGCTTCCTGGAGCGAAAGCATCAGCTTCAGAGCGCCGGGAAGAGGGCTCCCGTGCGTTCGTGGAAGAATTTCTACACCATTCTCTGTGGGCAGCTGCTGTGCTTCTTCAAAGATGAGGAAGATTGCTACCAGAAACGCGCAGCAACGGCACCCATTAATATTCTCAATGCCAAATGCGAGAAGGCTGATGATTACACAAAGAGAAAGAATGTCTTCCGTTTGGTACTTATGGATGGTTCGGAATTCCTCTTTCTCGCCAACACGGTTCATGAGATGACAGATTGGATTAATAAGATTTCCTTCCATGCAAAACTTCCGCCAAATCTTCAACTTATGAGCTATGACGACACTCTCAAGGTAAATTTGCAACAAAAGATTGTTTGTTGAGTGaaagaaacttaaaatttttgatttttttttagcaaatggGAGAGGGAAGTCCCGATGTGAAGAGTTTGACGGGAACGGAGGGCACAGATGCATCATCACTGAGTTCACGTACATCATCCCCGGACTCCCAGGTGCGTGGATCAATGGATAAGTCACCGAGTACGCCACAAATAAACTTCCTGCAGCGGCAGAAGGAGCTAAAGGAGATGAATAAGGAGCCCCCGCATACGGGGCAGATGGAAAAGCCACCAATTCCACCAAGAGGTGCCCCACCACCAGCCCCTCAGCGACAGAGTAGTACGCAAGAAGTTCAGCTGAGAAATCGCAGCTATTCCAACGGTAAGTGTCGTCATCATTTTAATCCACGCATGATTGGAGagattaattagaaaaataaataaaattgtgtatTTCTTGTAATTCTAGGTGTTCCCCAGCAGGATGGCGGTGGCTTTGATGAAAGTAGTAATTATGAGAATCAACAGAGACCGCATTCCATGTTACCTTCCATGCAGAGCGCAGCAGCAAACAATGGGGATGAGACATGGATGCGCCAAAGTGAGTTCAGACAGTCAGGTAATTTCTTGTGCTTTGCTTCAAATTAGTCCCGCTAAATTAAGTACTTTTCCCATTATTTGCTAATCCCTCGCGCGCTGTGATTGCTCTTGTTACATTGACGACAATCACTCCATTAAATTCCTTCTTATTTTGAGAGAGTACACAGCGAGGAAGAAAGAGaagagaatgaaagaaatgagagataggaaaaaaaacaaacgttgcactcttttaaaaaaaattaaaatttgcaaatgaatCCCTAATAAAATCCCAGATAAACCACCACCACTGCCAGCAAGTCTACCACCAATGGGTGCTGGGCAGTACAACAGACCGATGACCCACCATCCGGGAAATTATCACCCGGAAAGTTTGCATCACAATATGCACCGCATTCACCCGACGCCGATGAGACATCCGGCGGAATTAAGTTATGCAGCGGCAGAAGCAAGAACAAGTAAATAATTGGccaaaaacacaaattttcaaactcCAAAAGAATAGAACTTTTGtagattttagctgtgtttctttcagacacagcttttgtgtaccgagcaaaatcgaaagtcgtcagatcgggctcaaacttgggatgagcacgaattagggtccccacattccaaaaaacgtatgcgccaaaaaaatttttttccggccggccggccggccggccggccgtccgtccgtccggaaccttttgctaaattacaagagaacggtaatagatagagacttgcggtaaacggcaaagtttaaaagtcgactggaagacgtcagattatgacgtcaaattttaccccccacccccgcgtccgccattttgaataacctcaaaattttgttttctctatatctcagccgctattatagctagagggctgaaattttgatatgttgtaggggccatcaagagctttccaacgatacctcattttcgaaaatcggtcaagccgtttagtcaatatggccgtcacaatttttcatcgaaaatcgaccataactcgaaaacggcttgaccgattttgatcaacccggggtcaaatgaaagatctcaacaaaccctacaactctctagaacatccgaagtttcaaaagtgaccgctagggggccaaaaatcaaaaacaaaattttcgattagttttcgatgaatatctcgaaaacgacgacataaatttttttcattttttgatatgttgtagctgaccatattatctagcttcatgccaaaaatgaaaaaaa from Lutzomyia longipalpis isolate SR_M1_2022 chromosome 1, ASM2433408v1 encodes:
- the LOC129796238 gene encoding spectrin alpha chain, non-erythrocytic 1 isoform X5, with protein sequence MFEFENNVWTTQIGGQYEPGGYSSQVQQRSNMTQREGIHKFENERIKTLQEERMHIQKKTFTKWMNSFLIKAKMEVNDLFVDLADGIKLLKLLEIISGEKLGKPNSGRMRVHKIENVNKSLAFLHTKVRLESIGAEDIVDGKPRLILGLIWTIILRFQIQEIEIDVDEENESSEKRSAKDALLLWCQRKTYGYQGVHIQDFTGSWRSGMGFNALIHSHRPDLFDYTSLTPGRHIENLNHAFDLADRELGIPKLLDAEDVDTTRPDEKSILTYVASYYHTFARMKNEQKSGKRIANIVGKLMDADRRKIHYEKLTTNLLEWIRLKTDELKQRNFPNSLEGIQKELVIFKQYITIEKPPKYKERSEIEALYFTINTLLKSLNQPQYMPQEGQLVNDIEKAWQMLEDAEHRREVDLREELLRQEKLEQLNYKFEKKSVLREGYLKEMIQVLSDSRYGANLRQVDATVKKHEAISADILARVERFNDLTAMADELSRENYHGKERVKKREEEVLNKWQKLLDLLENHKNNLTQMSNLLNMLREIDATMSTMKELQMQFASEDVGPHLLGVEELLQTHALQELQVTALGENLRRYVRQCQALKQTNQKDIPLLLQKMDELDETYKNLQKQSAERRAKLDDARDFYQFIEDYDNEESWVIDKQRICKAVISAKDLRAVMSLQQKHKALEDEIKVRKPKLTQITDSGRRLIEAKHTRSAELQPRIDALEQHWKALESLVEFRKRQLEDEIEAYQFYTDANEAESWLNEKMALMASTDYGVDEPSAQALLQRHRDLQGELNAYSGDVLNLRQQAENLIKAGINNLELSAEPEPPVPEVEQEEWVNEKRLVPKEVWEDEEVEKIERRMVTEEKLFPHVKALYVFEGQGMKMAKGEVMILLNKTNNDWWSVRKMDGKEGFVPATYVREIEPRTVACIVPKLEKVKTVQKVKKTVLVNQVVPVKRVRPTNVSQIKPLTKRRLVSDIVEGGESVEKRLKKICTTYDTLQDLAQRRHHLLEDSICLFGFFRECDDFEKWIKDKEKMLNNSDSSENVEIAKRKFEKFLTDLSASSKRIDALDAAVEDFIQQGHSQLDKIKARQKQIHQMWDHLNYLKAQKEKNLAGASSVELFNRTCDEAKDWMNEKMMQLDAAEWGRDLKTVQALQRRHQNLERELAPIQEKVNRVNLLASSVKGSYPSERANVTQRQNEIQDIWKNVQNKANERRARLENAVGQQIFENSSKTLLSWVEETTGVLNADIIAKDVETAKNLQKAHMDLGDEIRAKDDEFQEVTALGAQLYQRNPKLKEIAEMNENLQQAQANIHAMWPEKQKFLENCLELQIFNREADKIDATTKSHEAFIEQKDLGTSLDEVDAILKRHGDFENTLEAQNKILRAFNDKANRLIAGKHYAADYIDDRRNQVLDRRQAVREAAQKRKYDLQASKAFQQFAAEVEDLDTWLNEKIKVAGDQNYKDLSNLPRKIQKHTAFERELRANEGQLRNINKDADALIATKNNVDRVEEMVNGLNKKWKDLIALSGEKGRCLEQAAAQRDHNRSIQDAKDKLKDFENGLQSDDVGHDLRSCRDLLKRHEIIETDIIMWEQKIYELVTSSEEMAHEGHFDARNIQKETKNIQKNIKDLKVPMEKRKQALEESLRYHKFGFELDTELQWINERLPTARSEGLGQNLHQAQSMFKKHKKLESEIEGHQPMITKALTFGQSLIEQGHPEEKKIEELCRNLEQSWETLLVEAANRTKRLEISLKTQQYLFEASDIETWLGERNNLLRSDDYGRDRESATKLLTKHKALELELDTYSGIVSEMSHTAAAMVAAKYPDSKVIASKQQMIESMLKSLQKLAAQRQVKFMESLYRYEYFLEANELEQWINEQEQAVSSDDYGQDYEHLQVLQNKFDDLKHHIESGTERYKQCIESGRKLLNNESPYSAAIEKRQEELDVAWKSLLNSVVEREQKLAAAGEIHRFHRDVAEALFRIQDKNASLSSELGKDLNSALSLIRRHEGFENDLVALEAQLQVLVEDSVRLQTKYPSNAEAIAQQQQNVIESWNILKEKSTLRNDQLAANYDLQSFLAQARDLLLWASNLRAALQAEEHVSDAAGATALKIQHDAIYGEIEAREEKFRELNELSDSMVQTGHYAAAEVEDKCLILLDERQKLHTAWNKKKILLEQKIDLFCFLRDAKQIDNICCSQEATLSTSDFGNTIEEVENQIKKHEAFEKLIQTQDEKVALLQSHGRKLVEQNHYDSANIQKVLKDVVEHRRKVVDLCAIRKQKLIDALLYAQFVSDCAEAEAWISEKLKKLEVDDSYTDVTSLEDKIKKLQKHQSFQAEVAANDQRIKEIQDKGDRLIKKKHESSEEIRKAVRNVLKYWNHLLEELSKRGRGLEEAQDILEFNNHLDKLEAWIRDKELMVNAGDTGRDLEHCNALRRKLDDVDSDMRVDDQRIKNINVLTDKLLSQGPKEVKNVEQRRDNLNSKWKALQGALNAYRKLLEGAYEIHVFNRDVNDTSERITEKALAMKIADVGRDLNAVEGLQRKQEALERDMTAIEQKLNDHSNEATLLIHTYPQRKEDIQSKLQEVHEHWNALQEATEKKRDLLRNGYILHKYAADVREYENWVNDIMKKMDAAPNPKTIDESEIQLELHQERKAEIDGRDEAFKVLQKHGKELINLEEAKNIKMIDVSKNLETLEGLHKKLHTAWQNRADGLKGTHQILLFKAQADQIEGWLRNKEAFLNNDDLGDSFSSVEVLIKKHEAFEKLLNTNQIDELKAFGDAVKSSRCIDQRAIEQRIDEIQGRYEKLIATSAERKSMLQQSLQYQEFLRKLYEVEKWLHQKMQVALDENYREVSNLQSKIQKQSAFDSELNANVHRINVVMKEGEKLIDENHYAREEILSHLEFLETEWAKLQELSREKKERLAQAYDALIFDRSITEFNKWMDEVESHLSSEDYGKDLASVNNLLKKHEMLEADVAHHAETCESMKKTNEEFLRINHFMQEEIHERVMVTIKRYHSLHEPISIRRENIEDSQLLHQFLRDVDDELQFIDEKLPLAASTDLGSSLSAVQSLQKKHQALETEILSEDPIISSVIQRGHQMVRDNHYAKNVIEARSGMLQKKLVTLRDLASVRRLRLLDAVESQILYTEVIEAETWMKDKLPIVASHDYGKDNDSVQSLQKKLESLQRELSAFRANIEKIDNLAQGLIDRGHFDKENILAKNENIKELYAKLCRLSTERDKKLNESKKYFEFIREVDELHEFIHDQITVTASDEYGTDVEHVEQLIAKFDSFISNLTANEGRVAAVIAKGNTLLAEKNSYEPQIAVKVTETKQLWDELKELVQARQEALAGAKQVHVYDRTADETITWINEKETGLMSEDYGQDLESIQSLIRKHEVFEAELEAVKNQMDIVMKEATKLADTFPDAKEHIEVKRDETVEAWTDLIVKTQARKEKLQQAEQLQEYFDNYRDLMAWINEQLANITAPDLATDVPSAETQIKQLEENKKEVDSRKDAFEKFYEAGKMLIDNKHFLANEVRQKVGVLEQRYNFLQHTLVERKKIYELNHDTRIFMREAETLENWINGRQSMVRDVELGDSILQIEDLIKRHDDFEKTVSAQEEKFNAVKRITMLEKLMRKQKEEELAAQKAEKERLAKERLESLKQKEVQRITEERRKNEKQQVDKNGPTDTGAGGFVNSSKSLVSIPGGQETPTASPNPTAQATVQKSNSVTTFFGERLRRGSEGNIKRAESMKVGPKVPKRTPSFTTRRRAHSFRKDKDNSLLPPIEVQGFLERKHQLQSAGKRAPVRSWKNFYTILCGQLLCFFKDEEDCYQKRAATAPINILNAKCEKADDYTKRKNVFRLVLMDGSEFLFLANTVHEMTDWINKISFHAKLPPNLQLMSYDDTLKQMGEGSPDVKSLTGTEGTDASSLSSRTSSPDSQVRGSMDKSPSTPQINFLQRQKELKEMNKEPPHTGQMEKPPIPPRGAPPPAPQRQSSTQEVQLRNRSYSNGVPQQDGGGFDESSNYENQQRPHSMLPSMQSAAANNGDETWMRQSWGNSRHDTTSVTVRPVSMPQDPNRFRTSTNESSSESESVQSSRSSVSGSGNGKEKKTGMFRIFSKKRKS